In Poecile atricapillus isolate bPoeAtr1 chromosome 12, bPoeAtr1.hap1, whole genome shotgun sequence, one DNA window encodes the following:
- the RAB39B gene encoding ras-related protein Rab-39B, with amino-acid sequence MEAIWLYQFRLIVIGDSTVGKSCLIRRFTEGRFAQISDPTVGVDFFSRLVEIEPGKRIKLQIWDTAGQERFRSITRAYYRNSVGGLLLFDITNRRSFQNVHEWLEETKVHVQPYQIVFVLVGHKCDLDTQRQVTRHEAEKLAAAYGMKYIETSARDAINVEKAFTDLTRDIYELVKRGDISIQEGWEGVKSGFVPNVVHSSEEVVKSDRRCLC; translated from the exons ATGGAGGCGATCTGGCTGTACCAGTTCCGCCTGATCGTCATCGGCGACTCCACCGTGGGCAAGTCCTGCCTCATTCGCCGCTTCACCGAGGGTCGGTTCGCCCAGATCTCCGACCCCACCGTGGGCGTGgatttcttctccaggctggtgGAGATCGAGCCTGGCAAGAGGATCAAGCTGCAGATCTGGGACACGGCCGGGCAGGAGCGGTTCCG GTCCATCACCAGAGCCTACTACAGGAACTCGGTTGGAGGACTACTCCTCTTTGACATTACAAATCGCAGGTCTTTCCAGAACGTCCACGAGTGGCTGGAGGAGACAAAGGTGCACGTCCAGCCATACCAGATCGTCTTTGTTCTGGTAGGTCACAAGTGTGACCTTGACACACAGCGGCAAGTGACCAGGCACGAGGCGGAGAAACTGGCTGCTGCCTATGGTATGAAGTACATTGAGACCTCGGCTCGGGATGCCATTAATGTGGAGAAGGCCTTCACTGATCTGACTCGTGATATATATGAGCTGGTGAAAAGGGGGGACATTTCAAtccaggagggatgggaaggggtAAAGAGTGGGTTTGTCCCAAACGTAGTGCACTCTTCAGAAGAAGTGGTGAAATCAGATAGACGGTGCTTGTGCTGA